The following proteins are co-located in the Phragmites australis chromosome 10, lpPhrAust1.1, whole genome shotgun sequence genome:
- the LOC133883514 gene encoding peptidyl-prolyl cis-trans isomerase FKBP13, chloroplastic-like, whose amino-acid sequence MAPSTSTSTSPMSRLLLLSLPKSNARLPRLSRPPPCQDTGKNPSAGLVLRRREAAAAVLSTAILSRFLLPAVAEAAAGGECPLEVSPSGLAFCDRVVGTGAAAEQGQLIKAHYTGRLEDGTVFDSSYKRGKPLTFRIGVGEVIKGWDQGIVGGEGIPPMLAGGKRTLKLPPQLAYGEKGAGCRGWEPTSCVIPPNSTLLFDVEYVGRAFS is encoded by the exons ATggctccctccacctccacctccacctcgccGATgtctcgcctcctcctcctcagcttGCCGAAGTCCAACGCCAGGCTCCCACGCCTCTCTCGCCCACCGCCCTGCCAGGACACCGGCAAGAACCCCAGCGCCGGCCTCGTCCTCCGCCGGCGCGAGGCCGCGGCCGCCGTGCTGTCCACCGCcatcctctcccgcttcctccTCCCCGCGGTGGCGGAAGCCGCGGCCGGTGGGGAGTGCCCGCTCGAGGTGTCCCCCTCCGGGCTCGCCTTCTGCGACCGCGTCGTCGgcaccggcgccgccgccgagcagGGCCAGCTCATCAAG GCGCATTACACGGGGAGGCTGGAGGATGGCACGGTGTTCGACAGCAGCTACAAGCGCGGGAAGCCGCTCACCTTCCGCATCGGCGTCGGGGAG GTCATCAAAGGTTGGGATCAGGGGATAGTAGGCGGCGAAGGGATCCCGCCCATGCTCGCAG GAGGTAAGCGGACGCTGAAGCTGCCGCCGCAGCTGGCCTACGGCGAGAAGGGGGCGGGGTGCAGAGGGTGGGAGCCCACCTCCTGCGTCATCCCGCCCAACTCGACGCTCCTCTTCGACGTCGAGTACGTCGGCAGAGCCTTCAGCTGA
- the LOC133930432 gene encoding uncharacterized protein LOC133930432 isoform X1 — protein MDDYTGYKEGDDHELVLQKQEWVKTQAMLRSKLILEDDFDWNLPSVGSSSDSDHARGKLKYVGGTDISFLKEEPSTACAGVVILDTDTLEVVHEEFDVVHLQVPYIPGFLAFREAPILLGLLDRVKTSAHHSYPQLLMVDGNGLLNPRGTTH, from the exons ATGGATGATTATACAGGGTACAAAGAAGGAGATGACCATGAGTTGGTGCTGCAGAAACAAGAATGGGTGAA GACACAAGCCATGCTCAGGAGTAAGCTCATTCTTGAAGATGATTTCGACTGGAATTTACCCTCGGTGGGCTCAAGTTCAGATAGTGATCATGCAAGGGGCAAACTGAAGTATGTAGGTGGGACTGACATTAGCTTCTTGAAGGAAGAACCGTCCACAGCATGCGCCGGAGTGGTAATTCTGGATACCGACACTTTAGAAGTAGTCCACGAAGAGTTTGATGTTGTTCATCTGCAAGTGCCATATATTCCTGGTTTTCTTGCTTTCAGAGAG GCTCCGATTCTTCTTGGACTCTTGGATAGGGTGAAGACCAGTGCACATCATTCCTACCCTCAG TTGCTCATGGTTGATGGAAATGGATTACTAAATCCGCGAGGCACAACACATTAA
- the LOC133930432 gene encoding uncharacterized protein LOC133930432 isoform X3, whose translation MDDYTGYKEGDDHELVLQKQEWVKTQAMLRSKLILEDDFDWNLPSVGSSSDSDHARGKLKYVGGTDISFLKEEPSTACAGVVILDTDTLEVVHEEFDVVHLQVPYIPGFLAFREAPILLGLLDRVKTSAHHSYPQVLV comes from the exons ATGGATGATTATACAGGGTACAAAGAAGGAGATGACCATGAGTTGGTGCTGCAGAAACAAGAATGGGTGAA GACACAAGCCATGCTCAGGAGTAAGCTCATTCTTGAAGATGATTTCGACTGGAATTTACCCTCGGTGGGCTCAAGTTCAGATAGTGATCATGCAAGGGGCAAACTGAAGTATGTAGGTGGGACTGACATTAGCTTCTTGAAGGAAGAACCGTCCACAGCATGCGCCGGAGTGGTAATTCTGGATACCGACACTTTAGAAGTAGTCCACGAAGAGTTTGATGTTGTTCATCTGCAAGTGCCATATATTCCTGGTTTTCTTGCTTTCAGAGAG GCTCCGATTCTTCTTGGACTCTTGGATAGGGTGAAGACCAGTGCACATCATTCCTACCCTCAG GTTTTGGTCTAG
- the LOC133930432 gene encoding uncharacterized protein LOC133930432 isoform X2 — protein sequence MDDYTGYKEGDDHELVLQKQEWVKTQAMLRSKLILEDDFDWNLPSVGSSSDSDHARGKLKYVGGTDISFLKEEPSTACAGVVILDTDTLEVVHEEFDVVHLQVPYIPGFLAFREAPILLGLLDRVKTSAHHSYPQCLF from the exons ATGGATGATTATACAGGGTACAAAGAAGGAGATGACCATGAGTTGGTGCTGCAGAAACAAGAATGGGTGAA GACACAAGCCATGCTCAGGAGTAAGCTCATTCTTGAAGATGATTTCGACTGGAATTTACCCTCGGTGGGCTCAAGTTCAGATAGTGATCATGCAAGGGGCAAACTGAAGTATGTAGGTGGGACTGACATTAGCTTCTTGAAGGAAGAACCGTCCACAGCATGCGCCGGAGTGGTAATTCTGGATACCGACACTTTAGAAGTAGTCCACGAAGAGTTTGATGTTGTTCATCTGCAAGTGCCATATATTCCTGGTTTTCTTGCTTTCAGAGAG GCTCCGATTCTTCTTGGACTCTTGGATAGGGTGAAGACCAGTGCACATCATTCCTACCCTCAG TGCCTTTTCTAA